The Selenomonas sp. AB3002 sequence TTTCGTGAGGATTTCCCTGACGGCCTCCTCACCTGCCAGCTTGGAAGCGCCATAGACATTCACGGGAGAAGTAGGAGCGTCCTCGCTGTATGCTTCCTCTCCCGTTCCTGGGAATACGTAATCAGTGCTGATGTAAATGAGCTTGGCGTCAATCTCCCTGCACAGCTTGGCCAGTACACGGGTGCCCTCACTATTCACCACCCGGCAGGCCTCAGGCTCATCCTCAGCCTTATCCACTGCTGTATAGGCAGCACAGTGAATCACCGCCTCGGGGCGGAATTTCTTCAGATAAGCCTCCATCTTCACAGGCTCAGTCAGAGGGAACTCCTTGCTGGAAACGCCCCGCACTTCCTGCCCTTCGCTCTCCAGCTGTTTCACGCAATCATACCCCAGCTGGCCCGTCACGCCAGTAACCAATATCTTCACGATTGAATCGACCCCTTCTACGATAAAGAAATATTATTGCACTGCTTGTAAATTCTACCACCTCTGTAGTTAATCCTGCAAAGGCATAAAAAAAGCCTCCACCGCTTGCGGGGGAGGGGGACCGGCGGAGCCGGTGGAAGGGGGGAATAAGCAGCCGAACAGTATACTTAAAAGATACTTGTTCGACCCCTAGCCCCCCTTCCGTCAGCCCTTTGGGCTGCCACCCCCAGGGAGCCCGCAGGGCTCCCGCGCTTACGCGCCCCCCGTAAACGGTGGAGGCTTATATAGAGTTACTCATATCTAAGCGCTTCAATGGGATCCAGTTTAGCCGCTTTCCTGGCCGGGTAGATCCCGAAGAAAAGCCCTATCCCTACGGCGAAGAAGAAGGACACAAAAATGGGCAGGGGCGTGATGAGGGTCTGGAAGCTGCCCAGCTTTGCGATGATCTGAGAAGCCCCGCACCCCAGCACTATGCCGATGATGCCGCCCACGATGCCTATCACCATGGACTCAATCATGAACTGCATCATGATATTGCCATAAGTGGCTCCCAGGGCCTTGCGGATGCCGATTTCCCGGGTGCGCTCTGTCACCGACACCATCATGATATTCATGATGCCGATGCCGCCTACCAGCAGGGAAATCCCCGCAATGCAGCCCAGGAGGATGGTCAGCATGGAAGTGCTCTCACTCACCGCCTCCATAAGGCTGGTGAGATTCCGCACATTGAAGTCGTCATCCTTCCCTGCCAGGATGTGATGGCGTTGCCGCAGGAGAGTTTCTATCTCTGCCTGGACCTGATCCATATCGTCCTGGCTCGTGACCTGCACGTTGATGGACTGGACGTAGGTGATGCCCAGCATGCGCTCCTGGGCCGTAGTCAGGGGGATGTAAATCATATCATCCTGATCCTGCCCCATGGAGGACTGGCCCTTGCTTTCCAAAAGGCCAATGACCTTGAAGGGCTGATTGTTGATGCGGATATTCTTGCCCACGGGATTGTCCGTGCCAAAGAGATTGGAAGCTACTGTGGTGCCGATGACGGCCACTCTCTGCCTTTTGTTCATATCGCTCTGGCTGATGAAAGAGCCATAGCCTACAGTCAGGGCGCGGATGGACATGAGTTCCGGCGTCACCCCCTGCACGGAGGTATTCCAGTTCATATTGCCGTTGACCACCTGATAAGAACCGCTGACGGTGGGCGAAACATAGTCAATGCCCTTGATCTTCTCCTTGATGGCCTCGGCATCATCGTATTTCAAAGTCTGCATGGAGCCTGCCGCCCCCCGGACGCCGCCGCGATTGGAGGAGCCGGGAGAGACAATCAGCATATTGGAGCCCAGGCTGGAAATGGAGCTGGTGACATTACTCTTGACCCCCATGCCCACGGACACCAGGGCAATCACCGCCCCCACGCCGATGATGATGCCCAGCATGGTGAGGAAGGTCCTCATCTTGTTGGCCTTCAGGGCTATGATAGCCATCACGAAGCACTGCCGCGCATCGTTGAGCCAGAACTTGTGGGCCTTGGCGGTGAAGGGTGGGAGCTTGAAGGACTTCGCCTGCTCAGATAACATCCATCACCACTCCCTTCCCTGCATCCCGGGTGATCTTCCCATCACGCACCAACAGCTGCCGGCTGGCACAGGCAGCAATCTCCGGCTCATGGGTGACCAGGATGATAGTGCGCCCAATCTCGTGCATGCTCTCAAAGATTTCCATGATGTCCTTGGTGGACTTGGTATCAAGGTTGCCTGTGGGCTCGTCTGCCATGATGATATGCGGGTCATTCACCAGGGCCCGGGCGATAGCCACCCTCTGGCGCTGGCCGCCGGAAAGTTCATTTGGCTGGTGGTCGGCCCGGTCCTCAAGGCCCACCGCCTGCAGGCACTGCATGGCCCGCTCCAGCCTGTCCTTCTTGCCCACCCCGGCATAGACCAGAGGCAGGGCCACATTGTCAAGAGCCGAAATGCGGGACAGCAGGTTGAAGTTCTGGAACACAAAGCCGATTTTCTTATTGCGGGTGATGGCTAATTTATCATCGCTAAGGCCCGCCACTTCCTCCCCGTCCAGCTTGTAAGAGCCGGTGCTGGGACGGTCAAGGCAGCCCAGGATATTCATCAGCGTGGATTTGCCCGAGCCGGAGGGGCCCATGAGAGCAGCAAACTCCCCCTGATGGATGTCCAGGTCGATACCGTCCAACGCCGCCAGTTCCTCCCCGCCTATCTTATATACTTTGCGTATGCCCGTGAGCTTGATGGTCACATGGCGGTTGTCTTTTTCTGCCATAACTACTTCCTCAGCTGTCTCGTCACATGGGAGGCGGTCCGCCCTGATTCTTTTTTTTTGCGCTGTCACCAGCACCTGCCTTGGCTTTATAGTCAGCCACTATTTCCTCACCATCGGTGAGTCCCTCCAGGATTTCCACATACTCATCGCTGTAGATGCCTGTCATGACGTAGCGGTTCTCCTGAGTGCCGTCGGG is a genomic window containing:
- a CDS encoding ABC transporter ATP-binding protein, with the translated sequence MAEKDNRHVTIKLTGIRKVYKIGGEELAALDGIDLDIHQGEFAALMGPSGSGKSTLMNILGCLDRPSTGSYKLDGEEVAGLSDDKLAITRNKKIGFVFQNFNLLSRISALDNVALPLVYAGVGKKDRLERAMQCLQAVGLEDRADHQPNELSGGQRQRVAIARALVNDPHIIMADEPTGNLDTKSTKDIMEIFESMHEIGRTIILVTHEPEIAACASRQLLVRDGKITRDAGKGVVMDVI
- the rfbD gene encoding dTDP-4-dehydrorhamnose reductase; the encoded protein is MKILVTGVTGQLGYDCVKQLESEGQEVRGVSSKEFPLTEPVKMEAYLKKFRPEAVIHCAAYTAVDKAEDEPEACRVVNSEGTRVLAKLCREIDAKLIYISTDYVFPGTGEEAYSEDAPTSPVNVYGASKLAGEEAVREILTKYFIVRISWVFGYNGKNFIRTMLKLSENHDKLTVVDDQVGSPTYTRDLAVLLAEMVTSDKYGTYHATNEGFCSWADLAIETFRQAGVKVEVERVTSDKFPTKAVRPHNSRMSKEALDRAGFNRLPRWQDAVGRYLIELQK
- a CDS encoding ABC transporter permease; amino-acid sequence: MAIIALKANKMRTFLTMLGIIIGVGAVIALVSVGMGVKSNVTSSISSLGSNMLIVSPGSSNRGGVRGAAGSMQTLKYDDAEAIKEKIKGIDYVSPTVSGSYQVVNGNMNWNTSVQGVTPELMSIRALTVGYGSFISQSDMNKRQRVAVIGTTVASNLFGTDNPVGKNIRINNQPFKVIGLLESKGQSSMGQDQDDMIYIPLTTAQERMLGITYVQSINVQVTSQDDMDQVQAEIETLLRQRHHILAGKDDDFNVRNLTSLMEAVSESTSMLTILLGCIAGISLLVGGIGIMNIMMVSVTERTREIGIRKALGATYGNIMMQFMIESMVIGIVGGIIGIVLGCGASQIIAKLGSFQTLITPLPIFVSFFFAVGIGLFFGIYPARKAAKLDPIEALRYE